A region of Paractinoplanes abujensis DNA encodes the following proteins:
- the fliF gene encoding flagellar basal-body MS-ring/collar protein FliF → MTDRLPAPVRRVTDTFRSFTPGQKAVTIAAVIALVVGAYFFATWASKPSYSILFNNLSSKDASAIVESLKKTGTSYELANDGQTILVPQDQVNDLRLSLSGEGLPGDAGTGYALLDQQGITTSDFMQQTNYQRALEGELSNTIKSIEGVEAATVHLVIPKKDVFADEQDKPTASVLVATSATEQLSSDQVQSIVHLVASSVEGLDPTQITVAGADGKILSTGGGAAIGTGGDSGTDAQTVAFQNRMNTSIQSMLDSVVGRGNSSVVTTATLDFDQTETQSETFNADPSVPALSETNQREAYNGANNCAGGVLGPDNIAGPGCSTGSSGSSGPGQYENSSSTKNNAVNKVNEVRRSAPGGIKKLSVAVLLNSSTGTTIDPAQVQQLVTAAAGIDATRGDTIAVSAMPFDQSAAKAAQEALTASSAAAVEAKQMSMYKTAGLAALVLVLLFLAWRFSRKSKKRRGLTPEERKHLEDMQAALEAQRLAELNQAIPAQMLEAGMAMDDTNVQAREERQREIDQMVKDQPEEMAVLLRGWLAADVTR, encoded by the coding sequence ATGACCGACCGCCTTCCCGCTCCGGTTCGCCGCGTCACGGACACGTTCCGGTCCTTCACCCCGGGACAGAAGGCCGTCACGATCGCGGCAGTCATCGCGCTCGTCGTGGGCGCTTACTTCTTCGCCACGTGGGCGTCGAAGCCGTCGTACTCCATTCTCTTCAACAACCTCTCGTCCAAGGACGCCAGCGCGATCGTCGAGTCGCTGAAGAAGACCGGCACCAGCTACGAGCTGGCCAACGACGGGCAGACGATTCTGGTGCCGCAGGATCAAGTCAACGATCTGCGGCTGTCGCTGAGCGGCGAAGGGCTGCCCGGCGACGCCGGCACCGGCTACGCGCTGCTCGACCAGCAGGGCATCACCACCAGCGACTTCATGCAGCAGACGAACTACCAGCGGGCGCTCGAGGGCGAGCTGTCCAACACGATCAAGTCGATCGAGGGCGTCGAGGCGGCCACCGTGCACCTCGTGATCCCCAAGAAGGACGTCTTCGCCGACGAGCAGGACAAGCCCACCGCCTCGGTGCTGGTGGCCACGAGCGCCACCGAGCAGCTGAGCAGCGATCAGGTGCAGAGCATCGTCCACCTGGTCGCCTCGAGCGTGGAGGGCCTGGACCCGACCCAGATCACCGTGGCCGGCGCGGACGGCAAGATCCTCTCGACCGGTGGTGGTGCGGCCATCGGCACGGGCGGGGACAGCGGCACCGACGCGCAGACGGTCGCCTTCCAGAACCGCATGAACACCTCCATCCAGAGCATGCTGGACAGCGTGGTCGGCCGGGGCAACTCGTCGGTGGTGACCACGGCGACGCTGGACTTCGACCAGACCGAGACGCAGAGCGAGACCTTCAACGCCGACCCGTCGGTGCCCGCGCTCTCCGAGACGAACCAGCGCGAGGCGTACAACGGCGCCAACAACTGCGCCGGCGGCGTGCTCGGTCCCGACAACATCGCGGGCCCCGGCTGCAGCACCGGCAGCAGCGGCAGCAGCGGCCCCGGTCAGTACGAGAACAGCAGCAGCACCAAGAACAACGCCGTCAACAAGGTCAACGAGGTCCGGCGGAGCGCGCCCGGCGGCATCAAGAAGCTGAGCGTGGCCGTGCTGCTCAACAGCAGCACCGGCACCACCATCGACCCGGCGCAGGTGCAGCAGCTGGTGACCGCCGCCGCCGGCATCGACGCCACGCGGGGCGACACCATCGCGGTCTCGGCCATGCCGTTCGATCAGAGCGCGGCCAAGGCTGCCCAGGAGGCGCTGACCGCCTCGTCCGCGGCCGCCGTCGAGGCCAAGCAGATGTCGATGTACAAGACCGCCGGCCTGGCCGCGCTCGTCCTGGTCCTGCTCTTCCTGGCCTGGCGCTTCAGCCGCAAGAGCAAGAAGCGGCGGGGCCTGACCCCCGAGGAGCGCAAGCACCTCGAGGACATGCAGGCCGCGCTCGAGGCTCAGCGGCTCGCCGAGCTCAACCAGGCGATCCCGGCGCAGATGCTGGAGGCCGGGATGGCCATGGACGACACGAACGTGCAGGCTCGCGAGGAACGCCAGCGGGAGATCGATCAGATGGTCAAGGATCAACCGGAGGAGATGGCAGTGCTCTTGCGCGGCTGGCTGGCCGCTGATGTGACGCGCTGA
- the fliG gene encoding flagellar motor switch protein FliG produces MTTPALTTMSMTGVRKAAIMLVQFGKEQSAQIMSQMSEKEVEMISAEIARLGKLEPTQVDDVMDEFYAMATTRYAGSGGMDYARELLEASLGKDRAALILDRLEASMNDIPFNFLSHADPRQLLSYVQHEHPQTIALVLAHIPSALASSILAGLPIEVQTEVAHRIAVMDRTSPEIIRQVEQALQRKLSSVLQPDELSTVGGLQPLVDIINRADRTTERLILEALDARSPELAEEIRRRMFMFEDIINLEDRAIQLVLRQVEPADLATALKGVPDTVRDKVTKNLSERGRENLLEEIDLLGPVKVKMVEEAQAKIVSVIRSLEDSGQIEVQRGGEADELIA; encoded by the coding sequence TTGACCACACCGGCGCTCACCACGATGTCGATGACGGGCGTGCGCAAGGCCGCCATCATGCTCGTGCAGTTCGGCAAGGAGCAGTCCGCCCAGATCATGTCGCAGATGTCGGAGAAAGAGGTCGAGATGATCTCGGCCGAGATCGCCCGGCTCGGCAAGCTGGAACCGACCCAGGTCGACGACGTGATGGACGAGTTCTACGCCATGGCCACCACCCGGTACGCCGGTTCGGGCGGCATGGATTACGCCCGCGAGCTGCTCGAGGCCTCACTGGGCAAGGACCGCGCGGCGTTGATACTGGACCGCCTCGAAGCGTCGATGAACGACATCCCCTTCAACTTCCTGAGCCACGCCGACCCCCGGCAGCTGCTCTCGTACGTGCAGCACGAGCACCCGCAGACGATCGCGCTGGTGCTGGCGCACATCCCCTCCGCGCTCGCCTCGTCGATCCTGGCCGGCCTGCCGATCGAGGTGCAGACCGAGGTGGCGCACCGGATCGCGGTGATGGACCGGACCTCCCCCGAGATCATCCGCCAGGTCGAACAGGCCCTGCAGCGCAAGCTCTCGTCGGTGCTGCAGCCGGACGAGCTCTCCACCGTCGGTGGTCTGCAGCCGCTGGTCGACATCATCAACCGCGCCGACCGCACCACCGAACGGCTCATCCTGGAAGCCCTGGACGCCCGCAGCCCCGAGCTGGCCGAGGAGATCCGGCGCCGGATGTTCATGTTCGAGGACATCATCAACCTCGAGGACCGCGCGATCCAGCTGGTGCTGCGCCAGGTGGAGCCGGCCGACCTGGCCACCGCGCTCAAGGGTGTGCCCGACACCGTGCGCGACAAGGTCACCAAGAACCTTTCCGAGCGCGGCCGCGAGAACCTGCTCGAGGAGATCGACCTGCTCGGCCCGGTCAAGGTCAAGATGGTCGAGGAGGCCCAGGCCAAGATCGTCTCGGTGATCCGTTCGCTCGAGGACTCCGGTCAGATCGAGGTCCAGCGCGGTGGCGAGGCCGATGAGCTCATCGCCTGA
- the fliE gene encoding flagellar hook-basal body complex protein FliE, which translates to MVSPISPIGSPFGSISAVSGLDKASGLGGIGGAGALTGADKATEAQGPNESFASMLSRGLESVQASQNKASDLAVQAADGTLQDPAQYTMAANEAQLGLQLTLAVRNKAVEAFQEIMRMQA; encoded by the coding sequence ATGGTCTCCCCGATAAGCCCGATCGGCAGCCCGTTCGGCAGCATCTCCGCGGTGTCCGGACTCGACAAGGCCTCCGGCCTCGGCGGCATCGGCGGGGCCGGCGCCCTGACCGGCGCCGACAAGGCCACCGAGGCGCAGGGACCGAACGAGAGCTTCGCCAGCATGCTGTCGCGTGGTCTGGAAAGCGTGCAGGCGTCGCAGAACAAGGCGAGCGACCTCGCGGTCCAGGCCGCCGACGGCACGCTCCAGGATCCGGCCCAGTACACGATGGCGGCCAACGAGGCCCAGCTCGGCCTCCAGCTCACGCTGGCCGTCCGCAACAAGGCCGTGGAAGCTTTCCAGGAAATCATGAGGATGCAGGCCTGA
- a CDS encoding flagellar basal body rod protein FlgC, whose translation MSTFNAIGVAGSGVTVYRKWLDAVSDNIANMDNTSRTSEKAFQARYVIAQEAQDGNGAQVGGVAFGSAEGVLVHDPDNPLADNQGYVRKPDIDLSSQMAQMMMAQRAYQANLSVVDRAKDSYTAAINLGK comes from the coding sequence ATGAGCACTTTCAACGCTATCGGGGTCGCCGGTTCCGGCGTGACCGTCTACCGCAAGTGGCTGGATGCCGTCTCCGACAACATCGCCAACATGGACAACACCAGCCGTACGTCCGAGAAGGCGTTCCAGGCGCGGTACGTGATCGCGCAGGAGGCCCAGGACGGCAACGGCGCCCAGGTGGGTGGCGTCGCGTTCGGCAGTGCCGAGGGTGTGCTCGTGCACGACCCGGACAACCCGCTCGCCGACAACCAGGGCTACGTGCGCAAGCCCGACATCGACCTGAGCTCGCAGATGGCCCAGATGATGATGGCCCAGCGCGCCTACCAGGCCAACCTGTCGGTCGTCGACCGGGCCAAGGACTCCTACACCGCCGCGATCAACCTCGGAAAGTGA
- a CDS encoding flagellar basal body rod protein FlgB — MFDDVSSSALRVAVTGLAARQSAIANNIANIETPGYKARKVEFEEALRGAVAKGLSPLGVAPQTRDSLEPTRLNGSNVNLDEETLSHIDTTMRYQLTLRALDTKYSMLRDAIKGA; from the coding sequence GTGTTCGACGATGTCTCGTCGTCCGCCCTGCGCGTCGCGGTCACCGGTCTCGCGGCCCGGCAGAGCGCTATCGCGAACAATATTGCGAACATCGAAACCCCGGGCTACAAGGCTCGTAAGGTTGAGTTCGAGGAGGCGTTGCGCGGCGCCGTGGCCAAGGGTCTGTCGCCGCTGGGAGTCGCTCCGCAGACCAGGGATTCGCTGGAGCCGACCCGCCTGAACGGCAGCAACGTCAACCTCGACGAGGAGACGCTCTCCCACATCGACACGACGATGCGCTACCAGCTGACCCTGCGGGCGCTGGACACCAAGTACTCGATGCTGCGCGACGCGATCAAGGGAGCCTGA